A window of the Phycisphaerae bacterium genome harbors these coding sequences:
- a CDS encoding family 78 glycoside hydrolase catalytic domain, with protein MSEQNWAATHARWIWLSGQQKPDNAFVQFRKAFELGRSPAEAIVHVSADCRYLLFVNGEVVGRGPVTTDPRYKQVDVYDVATRLTAGVNVIAALVLQRHAKTSRLWPVRGGFVLQFDSAELSFGSDETWKARWASEYEADPPFMTHQYGHQEWLDTRQAEPGWLSAEFDDRHWQSAVVVSDSERYWPKELELRTVPHMRRIVRCPTRMIGYFSAGSNGRTPQTYYEPAKEIQQTYVGSSIVVWNADAITEPERGPVVLQENSSDGLGLVVDLGQEMYGYPFIEFEAPAGVVVDLAHGEALGRNRVVCLLLPESAAEQRYADRYTSRGGRQRWEIFDTKGARYLEAHFRNLQPDEDGRKRVKVFAVGMVESAAPVERETDFSCSDELMNRIFGICRRTMEVKNQDWHICDAAREQNMWIEPFQEMMHLQMFGRHEMHRQTLRMFARGQLADGFIPSTIPSIYDAEQTAANQYIFPTYTYPLVVYLDWLYGGPDPRHEEMLCVCERIFDVLFAYIGSEGVPRNTPGSHWCEWSGIDTRPSDVNSNVRDSWEVTFFAGHLVLSLECAARMAKALGKTQQAKRWLKAAREIRAAANRRYWSPQRRAYIDGIYDGRISESVSQTTNAMAVLARLGDEDRLHTALRTVCDPAACDVPSQVNQTTFFHEALAMLDMDALVPAEIRRLYGKMLEAGATTTWESEFALERSMGCCFGFAAHPLWTMVHQFLGVVPLEPGHRVFSVRVAPHDLAHAQGRVATPHGYIEVSWRRTAEDLTLDLVVPADCQAVVAPPRISGWQSVSAASLDGALCPLVPHPVAVSTYTVTTLPALTVGQGPHHIRFDRG; from the coding sequence ATGTCTGAGCAGAATTGGGCGGCGACTCATGCCCGTTGGATCTGGCTGAGCGGGCAGCAGAAGCCGGACAATGCGTTCGTGCAGTTTCGCAAGGCGTTCGAACTGGGCAGGTCGCCCGCGGAGGCGATCGTTCATGTCTCAGCCGACTGCCGCTATCTTCTGTTTGTCAATGGCGAGGTCGTCGGGCGCGGTCCGGTGACCACCGATCCGCGATACAAACAGGTGGACGTCTACGACGTGGCCACCCGGCTGACGGCGGGAGTCAACGTGATCGCCGCTTTGGTTCTCCAGCGGCACGCCAAGACCTCGCGGCTTTGGCCGGTGCGCGGAGGCTTTGTCCTTCAATTCGATTCTGCGGAACTCTCGTTCGGCAGCGACGAGACGTGGAAGGCCCGCTGGGCGAGCGAGTACGAGGCGGACCCGCCGTTCATGACGCATCAGTACGGCCATCAGGAGTGGCTTGATACGCGGCAGGCGGAGCCCGGCTGGTTGTCGGCGGAGTTTGACGATCGTCACTGGCAGAGCGCCGTCGTCGTGTCCGACAGCGAACGGTATTGGCCGAAGGAACTGGAACTTCGGACCGTGCCGCATATGCGGCGGATCGTGCGTTGTCCGACGCGGATGATCGGGTACTTCTCGGCTGGCAGCAACGGCAGGACGCCACAGACGTATTACGAGCCGGCGAAGGAGATTCAGCAGACCTACGTGGGCAGCAGCATCGTGGTATGGAACGCGGACGCCATCACCGAACCCGAGCGAGGACCGGTGGTCCTGCAGGAGAACAGTTCCGATGGGTTGGGTTTGGTGGTGGACCTCGGCCAGGAGATGTACGGGTATCCCTTCATCGAGTTCGAGGCGCCGGCGGGCGTGGTGGTCGATCTGGCCCATGGCGAGGCGCTGGGGCGCAACCGCGTGGTGTGCCTGCTGCTGCCGGAAAGCGCGGCGGAGCAGCGGTACGCGGACCGCTACACCAGCCGCGGCGGCCGCCAACGGTGGGAGATATTCGACACCAAGGGCGCCCGCTACCTGGAAGCGCACTTTCGCAACCTTCAGCCGGACGAGGACGGCCGCAAGCGCGTGAAGGTCTTCGCGGTCGGAATGGTCGAGAGCGCGGCCCCGGTCGAGCGGGAGACGGACTTTTCCTGCTCCGATGAACTGATGAATCGTATCTTTGGCATTTGCCGCCGCACCATGGAAGTTAAGAACCAGGATTGGCACATCTGCGACGCGGCCCGCGAGCAGAACATGTGGATCGAGCCGTTCCAGGAGATGATGCACCTGCAGATGTTCGGGCGGCACGAGATGCACCGCCAGACCCTGCGAATGTTCGCCCGCGGGCAACTGGCCGACGGCTTTATTCCCAGCACGATCCCGAGCATCTACGACGCCGAGCAGACGGCGGCCAACCAGTACATCTTCCCGACCTACACGTATCCGCTGGTGGTTTATCTCGACTGGCTCTACGGCGGGCCCGATCCGCGGCACGAGGAGATGCTGTGCGTCTGCGAGCGGATCTTCGACGTCCTGTTCGCGTACATCGGATCGGAGGGCGTGCCGCGAAACACACCGGGCAGTCACTGGTGCGAGTGGAGCGGAATCGACACGCGTCCCAGCGACGTGAACTCAAACGTGCGGGATTCCTGGGAAGTCACGTTCTTTGCGGGACATCTGGTGTTGTCGCTCGAGTGCGCGGCGCGAATGGCGAAGGCGTTGGGCAAGACGCAACAGGCCAAGCGCTGGCTGAAGGCGGCACGGGAGATTCGGGCGGCCGCCAACCGGCGCTACTGGTCGCCGCAGCGGCGGGCCTACATCGACGGCATCTACGACGGCCGGATCAGCGAATCGGTCAGCCAGACCACCAACGCCATGGCTGTGCTGGCCCGCCTCGGTGATGAAGACCGTTTGCACACCGCGCTGCGGACGGTGTGCGACCCGGCGGCGTGCGACGTGCCCAGCCAGGTCAATCAGACCACGTTCTTCCATGAGGCGCTGGCCATGCTCGACATGGACGCGCTGGTGCCGGCTGAAATCCGGCGGCTGTACGGCAAGATGCTGGAAGCCGGGGCGACCACCACGTGGGAAAGCGAGTTCGCCCTCGAACGGTCGATGGGCTGCTGTTTCGGATTCGCCGCCCATCCGCTCTGGACGATGGTCCATCAGTTCCTCGGCGTCGTCCCGTTGGAGCCGGGCCACCGCGTCTTTTCCGTGCGGGTCGCTCCGCACGATCTGGCGCACGCCCAAGGCCGCGTCGCCACACCGCACGGATACATCGAAGTCTCCTGGCGAAGGACCGCGGAGGACCTGACTCTCGATCTGGTCGTGCCAGCG
- a CDS encoding substrate-binding domain-containing protein: protein MRTAIPQVEPFQRVESYLRSVVDAASPGERLPSVRTVMRQCRVSKALADRVLSRFQGEGLIESRPRSGLFRAGRPAVRERVIDYLFFGAHGGLVRGGFHSELIACVAAELAGRSEFLRVRIMRNEPDPQGVVENIIRRDGAEVVTCSLRVSDIPYLKMLRDAGVLCLNLLPNLAEPISPMLSLDDAGMVRGQIEYLTGLGHRRIGYLHSVQEGEFHRPVNHRLDAFYRLAMEYRLEVEPEWVRSVGWDQDRIRSETRVLLAMERRPTALIISDPHVNPVYAELRAGGLTPGVEISVVGTDDLPWAAHVDPPLTSLRVPRTRAARTLCEMLDMLRKGEDPGVRYIETEMMIRRSANAPRS from the coding sequence ATGAGAACGGCAATACCACAAGTTGAGCCTTTTCAACGGGTTGAGAGCTATTTGCGGTCGGTGGTCGATGCGGCATCGCCGGGGGAGCGGCTGCCGTCGGTTCGGACGGTGATGCGTCAGTGCCGGGTCAGCAAGGCGTTGGCCGATCGCGTTTTGTCGCGATTTCAGGGGGAGGGGCTGATCGAATCGCGTCCGCGTTCGGGCCTGTTTCGGGCGGGTCGGCCGGCCGTGAGGGAGCGGGTGATTGACTACCTGTTTTTTGGTGCGCACGGCGGGCTGGTGCGAGGCGGTTTCCACAGCGAGTTGATTGCGTGTGTGGCGGCTGAGCTGGCGGGTCGGTCGGAGTTTCTTCGGGTTCGCATCATGCGGAACGAGCCGGATCCGCAGGGGGTGGTGGAGAACATCATCCGTCGCGACGGGGCGGAGGTGGTCACATGCAGCCTGAGGGTCAGCGACATTCCTTATCTGAAGATGCTCAGGGACGCGGGCGTGCTTTGTTTGAATCTGCTGCCGAACCTGGCTGAGCCGATTTCGCCGATGCTGAGCCTCGACGACGCCGGAATGGTCCGCGGGCAGATTGAATACCTGACGGGACTGGGCCACCGGCGGATCGGGTACCTTCACAGCGTGCAGGAGGGTGAGTTTCACCGGCCCGTGAACCATCGGCTTGACGCGTTCTATCGTCTGGCGATGGAGTACCGGCTTGAGGTGGAGCCGGAGTGGGTGCGTTCTGTCGGCTGGGATCAGGACCGCATCCGGAGTGAGACGCGGGTGCTGCTGGCGATGGAGCGGCGGCCGACGGCGTTGATTATCTCGGACCCGCACGTGAATCCCGTGTACGCTGAGCTTCGCGCTGGAGGGTTGACGCCGGGTGTGGAGATCAGCGTGGTCGGGACGGACGACCTGCCGTGGGCTGCGCACGTCGATCCGCCGCTGACGTCGCTGCGGGTTCCTCGCACGCGGGCGGCCCGGACCCTGTGCGAGATGCTGGATATGCTCAGGAAGGGCGAAGACCCCGGTGTGCGCTATATCGAAACGGAAATGATGATACGCCGTTCAGCCAATGCCCCGAGGAGTTAA
- a CDS encoding Gfo/Idh/MocA family oxidoreductase yields MSDSDNGRVSVAVIGAGSRGMTSYGKYIEDHPELAHVVAVAEPRDYHRNEMVRRHNIPAENVFRTWQELLDRPKLADAVIVATTERLHTAPSVRAAQKGYHILLEKPMASTADECIEIVAAAKRHNIVLAVCHVLRYAPFYVKIKEIIDSGSLGEICTIQHMEGVAWWHHAHSFVRGNFRNVAGSSFVLLAKSCHDIDILRWWIDRPCLRVSSFGHLKHFRREAAPPEAAERCMDCPLADERCPYSAKRFYFGKLNQSGFGWPLAMVIEEPDSAALEKALREGPYGRCVYACDNDVMDSQVVNMEFEDGITAGFTLSAFTPHGRKVRVMGSKGYLEGEEQMIRVLDFLSEQWTEYDVNKLAADMTGGHGGGDQGLMKAFFGAIGNGSAVAIRTGPDVTLDSHLIVFAAEKARLERRVVEMSEMYAGLKPPTNA; encoded by the coding sequence ATGTCAGATAGTGACAATGGACGGGTATCAGTAGCGGTTATCGGCGCGGGCAGCCGCGGGATGACCAGCTATGGGAAGTACATCGAGGATCACCCCGAACTGGCCCATGTGGTGGCGGTGGCTGAGCCGCGGGATTACCATCGCAATGAGATGGTGCGTCGGCATAACATCCCCGCCGAGAACGTGTTCCGTACGTGGCAGGAGTTGCTTGACCGCCCGAAATTGGCCGATGCGGTCATCGTCGCCACGACAGAGCGGCTGCACACCGCTCCATCCGTGCGGGCGGCCCAGAAGGGGTATCACATCCTGCTGGAAAAGCCGATGGCTTCGACCGCCGATGAGTGCATCGAGATCGTCGCCGCGGCCAAGCGGCACAACATCGTCCTGGCGGTCTGTCATGTGCTGCGCTACGCGCCATTCTACGTGAAGATCAAGGAGATCATCGATTCGGGGTCGTTGGGCGAGATTTGCACGATTCAGCACATGGAAGGGGTGGCCTGGTGGCACCACGCCCATTCGTTCGTCCGCGGCAACTTCCGCAACGTGGCGGGGTCGTCATTCGTATTACTGGCCAAATCGTGCCACGATATCGACATCCTCCGCTGGTGGATCGACCGGCCGTGTCTCCGTGTTTCCTCATTCGGGCATCTGAAACACTTCCGCCGTGAAGCGGCGCCGCCAGAGGCGGCGGAGCGCTGCATGGACTGCCCGCTGGCCGACGAGCGGTGCCCGTATTCGGCCAAGCGGTTCTATTTTGGCAAGCTCAATCAGTCCGGGTTCGGTTGGCCGCTGGCGATGGTGATCGAGGAGCCGGACTCAGCGGCCCTGGAAAAGGCCTTGCGCGAGGGTCCGTACGGCCGTTGCGTCTACGCGTGCGATAACGACGTGATGGACAGCCAGGTGGTCAACATGGAGTTTGAAGACGGTATCACCGCCGGCTTTACCCTCAGCGCGTTCACGCCGCATGGCCGCAAGGTCCGCGTGATGGGCTCGAAAGGGTATCTCGAGGGCGAGGAGCAGATGATCCGCGTGCTCGATTTCCTTTCCGAGCAGTGGACCGAGTACGACGTGAACAAGCTGGCCGCGGACATGACGGGCGGCCACGGCGGTGGCGATCAGGGGTTGATGAAGGCGTTTTTCGGGGCCATCGGCAATGGAAGCGCCGTGGCGATCCGCACCGGACCCGACGTGACCCTCGACTCCCACCTGATCGTGTTCGCGGCTGAGAAGGCCCGCCTGGAGCGCCGCGTCGTCGAGATGTCTGAGATGTACGCGGGCCTCAAGCCGCCCACCAACGCCTAA
- a CDS encoding DUF1559 domain-containing protein, translating to MTTLVGFREVWRGVCGHRRGGFTLIELLVVVAIIAVLVAVLLPALNSAREQARRAVCKSNLRNVVVSFTLYAEENAGRFPLTDGRTEDGGTANYDNWLRIASGFQQFSYWPLLAPRQQWSSSGYWIIHELRGVLRDPRLLYCPSDDYRAEVDFSLNPWASGGHRVSYAYRGTTTPPDGRRYNYNLGGPDSLSDEARVMVADRFAGDPEIYPRAHAPDYYNVGRSDGGVRAVFDGDGQIAAFSIVWNRRAVWSEFDVR from the coding sequence ATGACGACCCTGGTCGGATTTCGAGAGGTCTGGCGAGGAGTTTGTGGGCACAGGCGCGGCGGGTTCACGCTGATCGAACTTCTGGTGGTGGTGGCGATCATCGCGGTGCTGGTGGCGGTTCTTTTGCCGGCGCTGAATTCGGCGCGCGAGCAGGCGCGGCGTGCGGTCTGCAAGAGCAATTTGCGCAACGTGGTGGTTTCGTTCACGCTGTACGCTGAGGAGAACGCCGGTCGGTTTCCGCTGACGGACGGTCGGACGGAAGACGGCGGGACGGCCAACTACGACAACTGGCTTCGGATCGCTTCCGGCTTTCAGCAGTTCAGTTACTGGCCGCTGCTTGCGCCCCGCCAGCAGTGGTCGAGCAGCGGGTACTGGATCATTCACGAGTTGCGGGGCGTGCTTCGCGACCCGCGGCTGCTCTACTGTCCTTCGGACGACTACCGCGCCGAGGTCGACTTCAGTCTGAATCCGTGGGCGTCGGGCGGGCATCGGGTCAGTTACGCGTACCGCGGCACGACGACTCCGCCGGACGGGAGGCGTTACAACTACAACCTGGGCGGCCCGGACTCGCTATCGGACGAGGCGAGGGTCATGGTCGCCGATCGGTTCGCGGGCGACCCGGAGATATATCCTCGCGCCCATGCCCCGGACTACTACAACGTGGGACGGTCTGACGGCGGCGTACGGGCGGTGTTTGACGGAGACGGTCAGATCGCCGCCTTTTCGATCGTATGGAACCGTCGTGCCGTCTGGTCCGAATTTGACGTACGGTAG
- the tadA gene encoding Flp pilus assembly complex ATPase component TadA encodes MAIKHGTGQASARGGEFVGTKEAAAELGVSEATMRRWLAEGRIAGRRVGKQWRIARSELGRAVRVPEVSEGELASVGSELLARLDRELSAALGEEDVPLPEELADWASPGAARLIRQAIREGVSDLHIEPGAETVKIRKRIDGLLHDVVTLSRESGKALVDRIKETSAMDATERSRPQFSVVRTQIGGETIDLHLATFPAWRGESLTIRLMHPSRIKLGLEHLGFEPDQLAAYRRIIHMPYGLVLGGGPAGCGKTTTVYSTLFELSGPGVKVMTAENPVEYDIEGMTQMQIDPAIGVGYSQAIYSMMRSAPNIMFVGELLDLQTAEQLVQAAMTGHMVFSLVHAGTTIGIIGRLIDLGLERRMIGSAVRGLFTQRLLRLICPECKVEYDPQDQELTALGLDPHDRSRTFWCGKGCAACNQTGYRGRTAVFEVLEMTDELREAIVAEASPSRLAEIAHAQGWRPLREVALAKLYGGETTLAEATCVAFDS; translated from the coding sequence ATGGCCATCAAGCATGGGACCGGTCAGGCGAGTGCTCGTGGTGGGGAGTTTGTGGGGACCAAGGAGGCGGCTGCGGAGCTTGGGGTCAGTGAGGCGACGATGCGTCGCTGGTTGGCGGAGGGCCGGATCGCCGGCCGGCGGGTGGGCAAGCAGTGGCGGATCGCGCGCAGCGAATTGGGCCGGGCGGTGCGGGTGCCGGAGGTTAGCGAGGGTGAGCTGGCATCGGTCGGTTCGGAACTGCTGGCGCGGCTGGACCGCGAGCTTTCGGCGGCGCTGGGTGAAGAAGATGTTCCATTGCCGGAAGAACTGGCTGACTGGGCCTCACCGGGCGCGGCGAGATTGATACGGCAGGCGATTCGGGAGGGCGTGTCCGATCTGCACATTGAACCGGGCGCCGAGACGGTCAAGATTCGCAAGCGGATCGATGGTCTGCTGCACGACGTGGTCACGTTGTCCCGCGAGTCGGGCAAGGCGCTGGTGGATCGGATCAAGGAGACCTCAGCGATGGACGCGACCGAGCGGAGTCGGCCGCAGTTCTCGGTGGTTCGGACGCAGATCGGCGGCGAGACAATCGATCTGCATCTGGCTACGTTCCCAGCGTGGCGCGGCGAGTCGCTGACCATCCGCCTGATGCATCCGTCGCGGATCAAGCTTGGGTTGGAGCATCTGGGGTTTGAGCCGGACCAACTGGCGGCGTATCGGCGGATTATTCACATGCCGTACGGCTTGGTGCTCGGCGGCGGTCCGGCCGGCTGCGGCAAGACCACGACTGTCTATTCGACCTTGTTCGAGCTTTCCGGGCCGGGAGTCAAGGTCATGACGGCTGAGAACCCGGTCGAGTACGACATCGAGGGGATGACGCAGATGCAGATCGATCCGGCGATCGGGGTGGGCTATTCGCAGGCGATCTACTCGATGATGCGATCGGCTCCGAACATCATGTTTGTCGGCGAGTTGCTCGATCTGCAGACGGCTGAGCAGTTGGTACAGGCGGCGATGACGGGGCATATGGTGTTTTCGCTGGTGCACGCGGGGACGACGATCGGGATCATTGGGCGGCTGATCGATCTGGGGTTGGAGCGGCGCATGATCGGGTCGGCGGTGCGCGGCCTGTTCACCCAGCGGCTATTGCGGTTGATCTGTCCGGAATGCAAGGTGGAGTACGATCCGCAAGACCAGGAGTTGACCGCGTTGGGTCTTGATCCGCACGATCGGTCGCGGACGTTCTGGTGCGGGAAAGGCTGTGCTGCGTGTAATCAGACCGGATATCGAGGCCGGACGGCGGTTTTTGAGGTGCTGGAGATGACGGATGAGCTTCGCGAGGCGATTGTGGCTGAGGCGTCGCCGTCGCGGTTGGCGGAGATCGCCCATGCTCAGGGTTGGAGGCCGTTGCGCGAGGTGGCGCTGGCGAAGCTATACGGCGGGGAGACGACTCTGGCTGAGGCAACGTGTGTGGCGTTCGACTCCTGA
- a CDS encoding prepilin-type N-terminal cleavage/methylation domain-containing protein has protein sequence MNHDLQGPAKRARSSVGGFTLIELLVVVAIIAVLVSLLLPALSAAREQARRVVCVSNQRSLVQAFMLYAGDHGDRFAPGCGASGYRSNYDIYLEIGGSGADYYVKYSYWTLLFANLLPQPRSLYCPSDSRYTYATHYPEGSTNGIWHGRVSYPFRGITPVHSGSNKDPVYIRWGNYNGPNRVTDPTQAMTADQFMGAVLLHANGYNVGYSDGSARSVHDRNGQLLEWSVFWADSRKARNECWSLFDQQ, from the coding sequence ATGAACCATGATCTACAAGGACCGGCCAAGCGGGCCCGATCGTCGGTCGGGGGTTTTACACTGATCGAGCTTCTGGTGGTGGTGGCGATCATCGCGGTGCTGGTTTCGCTGCTGCTGCCGGCGCTGAGCGCCGCGCGGGAGCAGGCCCGGCGGGTCGTCTGCGTCAGCAATCAGCGGAGTTTGGTTCAAGCGTTTATGTTGTACGCCGGCGACCACGGCGACCGCTTCGCGCCCGGATGCGGGGCCAGCGGCTACCGGTCGAACTACGACATATATCTTGAGATCGGCGGCAGCGGGGCGGACTACTACGTTAAATACAGCTACTGGACGCTGCTCTTTGCCAATCTGCTGCCTCAGCCGCGGAGTCTCTACTGCCCATCGGATAGCAGGTACACGTACGCGACCCACTACCCCGAAGGTTCGACCAACGGCATCTGGCACGGGCGGGTCAGCTATCCGTTCCGCGGGATTACGCCCGTCCACAGCGGCTCGAACAAGGATCCGGTGTATATCCGCTGGGGCAACTACAACGGTCCGAACCGCGTGACAGACCCAACGCAGGCCATGACGGCCGATCAGTTCATGGGCGCGGTGCTCCTTCACGCGAACGGGTACAACGTCGGCTACAGCGACGGCAGCGCACGGAGCGTGCACGACAGGAACGGGCAGTTGCTCGAATGGAGCGTTTTCTGGGCCGATTCGAGAAAAGCAAGAAACGAATGCTGGTCGCTGTTCGATCAGCAATAG